One Paraburkholderia phytofirmans OLGA172 genomic window carries:
- the dnaJ gene encoding molecular chaperone DnaJ, with the protein MAKRDYYEVLGVAKNASDDEIKKAYRKLAMKHHPDRNPGNKDAEEHFKEVKEAYEMLSDSQKRAAYDQYGHAGVDPNMGGAGAQGFGGFADAFGDIFGDIFGQAAGGAARGGGGRAGPQVYRGADLRYSMEITLEQAAHGYDTQIRVPSWVSCEICHGSGAKPGTKPETCPTCSGSGSVRMSQGFFSIQQTCPKCHGSGTHIPDPCGHCHGAGKVKETKTLEVKIPAGIDDGMRIRSAGNGEPGINGGPSGDLYVEIHIKQHSVFERDGDDLHCQMPIPFTTAALGGEIEVPTLAGRASFTVPEGTQSGKTFRLRGKGIKGLRSSIAGDLYVHVQVETPVKLTEPQRELLQQFEKALVEGGARHSPQSKSWFDRVKSFFD; encoded by the coding sequence ATGGCGAAACGGGATTACTACGAGGTTCTGGGCGTCGCAAAGAACGCGAGCGACGACGAAATCAAGAAGGCTTATCGCAAGCTTGCGATGAAGCACCACCCCGACCGCAATCCCGGCAACAAGGATGCGGAAGAGCATTTCAAAGAGGTGAAGGAAGCCTATGAAATGCTGTCGGACTCGCAAAAGCGTGCCGCGTACGATCAGTACGGCCACGCGGGCGTCGATCCGAACATGGGCGGAGCCGGTGCGCAAGGCTTCGGCGGTTTTGCCGATGCGTTCGGCGATATCTTCGGCGACATCTTCGGTCAGGCGGCCGGCGGTGCCGCCCGCGGCGGCGGCGGCCGTGCGGGCCCGCAGGTGTATCGCGGCGCCGATTTGCGCTACAGCATGGAAATCACGCTGGAACAGGCCGCGCACGGCTACGACACGCAAATTCGCGTGCCGAGCTGGGTGTCGTGCGAAATCTGTCACGGTTCGGGCGCCAAGCCCGGCACCAAGCCGGAAACCTGCCCGACCTGTAGCGGTTCGGGTTCGGTGCGGATGTCGCAAGGCTTTTTCAGCATCCAGCAGACCTGCCCGAAGTGCCACGGCTCGGGCACCCATATCCCTGACCCGTGCGGCCACTGCCACGGCGCGGGCAAGGTGAAGGAAACCAAGACGCTGGAAGTGAAGATCCCGGCAGGTATCGACGACGGCATGCGCATCCGCTCGGCCGGCAACGGTGAGCCGGGTATCAACGGCGGTCCGTCGGGCGATCTGTACGTCGAGATTCACATCAAGCAACACTCGGTGTTCGAACGCGACGGCGACGACCTGCACTGCCAGATGCCGATTCCGTTCACCACGGCGGCGCTCGGCGGCGAAATCGAAGTGCCGACCCTGGCGGGCCGCGCGAGCTTCACGGTGCCGGAAGGCACGCAGTCGGGCAAGACCTTCCGTCTGCGTGGCAAGGGTATCAAGGGGCTGCGTTCGAGCATTGCCGGCGATCTGTACGTGCACGTGCAAGTCGAAACGCCGGTCAAGCTCACCGAGCCGCAGCGCGAATTGCTTCAGCAATTCGAAAAGGCGCTCGTGGAAGGCGGCGCGCGACATAGCCCGCAGAGCAAGAGCTGGTTCGATCGGGTGAAGAGCTTCTTCGATTAA
- the pabB gene encoding aminodeoxychorismate synthase component I, giving the protein MTADERDAVFALLDDCGATAARRSSRLYTGFVHERSCADAAQLEAVCKTVAADTRRGLHAVVLADYEFGRHLLDGSQTHRAVKETQRGDATLRFLLFEHCEKLSRDDVDAWLAERDGGAAEASVAGTANVRASVDPQQFNEAIDAIHAALRAGDSYQVNYTYRLGFDVFGSPTALYRRLRARQPVPYGALIALPGDKWVLSCSPELFIEKEGAMLRARPMKGTAPRSADPVADRRAAEFLANDPKNRAENVMIVDLLRNDLSRVAQTGSVNVPALFSVEPYASVWQMTSTVHSTLHAGTSFAEIMRALFPCGSITGAPKHRTMQLIDELESTPRGLYTGAIGWLDAPSTALSDTACGDFCLSVAIRTLILTPTGQPGELQGKMGVGAGIVLDSVAADEYAECQLKASFLTGAEPGFELFETMYATREEGVRHLSRHLARLSASAATLGFKFDDENDIRAQIAEKCAALPAQTPHRIRLALSKNGAVQITAMVLTPLAGSTVGVLLGPDHAFPATDANDPLLQHKTTRRADYDRAWREAEAKGAFDTLFFNERGELTEGGRSNVFVKLGGRWWTPPLTSGLLPGIMRGVLLEDINLHAAERVLTRVDVQNAEALLVCNALRGAVQAYVLG; this is encoded by the coding sequence ATGACGGCAGATGAGCGCGACGCAGTTTTCGCGTTGCTCGACGATTGCGGCGCGACGGCGGCGCGCCGTTCGAGTCGTCTGTACACGGGTTTTGTGCATGAACGGAGTTGCGCGGACGCCGCGCAACTCGAAGCCGTGTGCAAGACCGTGGCCGCGGACACCCGGCGTGGTTTGCATGCCGTCGTGCTCGCCGACTACGAGTTTGGCCGGCACCTTCTCGACGGCAGCCAAACTCACCGGGCAGTGAAAGAAACGCAGCGTGGCGATGCCACGCTGCGTTTTTTATTGTTTGAACATTGCGAGAAACTGTCGCGTGACGACGTAGATGCGTGGCTCGCGGAACGCGACGGCGGCGCAGCCGAGGCGTCTGTGGCGGGCACGGCGAACGTGCGCGCGAGCGTCGATCCACAGCAATTCAACGAAGCGATCGACGCGATCCATGCCGCCCTGCGCGCAGGCGATTCTTACCAGGTCAACTACACGTATCGGCTTGGTTTCGACGTATTCGGCTCGCCGACCGCGCTTTATCGGCGGCTGCGGGCTCGTCAGCCGGTGCCGTACGGCGCGCTGATCGCGTTGCCGGGCGACAAGTGGGTGCTATCGTGCTCGCCGGAATTGTTCATCGAGAAGGAAGGCGCCATGTTGCGCGCCCGGCCAATGAAAGGCACGGCGCCGCGATCAGCCGACCCCGTAGCCGATCGTCGTGCCGCCGAGTTCCTTGCAAACGACCCGAAGAATCGCGCCGAGAACGTGATGATTGTCGATCTGTTGCGCAACGATCTGTCACGCGTGGCGCAGACGGGCTCGGTCAATGTGCCGGCGCTGTTTTCGGTCGAGCCGTATGCGTCGGTCTGGCAGATGACGTCGACGGTGCATTCGACGTTGCACGCCGGCACGTCTTTCGCCGAGATCATGCGCGCGCTGTTTCCATGCGGCTCGATCACCGGTGCGCCGAAGCATCGCACGATGCAATTGATCGACGAGCTCGAAAGCACGCCGCGCGGTCTTTACACTGGTGCGATCGGCTGGCTCGATGCACCTTCAACGGCCCTAAGCGACACCGCCTGCGGCGACTTCTGCCTGTCCGTCGCGATTCGCACATTGATCTTAACCCCGACCGGGCAGCCGGGTGAGCTGCAAGGCAAGATGGGCGTTGGCGCCGGTATCGTGCTCGATAGCGTCGCCGCCGACGAATATGCGGAGTGCCAATTGAAGGCCAGCTTTCTGACCGGCGCGGAGCCGGGTTTCGAGCTCTTCGAGACGATGTATGCGACGCGGGAAGAGGGCGTGCGCCATCTGTCGCGCCATCTTGCACGACTCTCGGCGAGTGCTGCGACGCTAGGCTTCAAATTCGACGATGAAAACGATATTCGCGCGCAAATCGCGGAGAAATGTGCGGCGTTGCCAGCGCAAACGCCGCACCGTATCCGCCTCGCGTTGAGCAAAAACGGCGCGGTGCAAATAACGGCGATGGTGCTGACGCCGCTGGCCGGCTCGACCGTCGGCGTGCTGCTCGGGCCGGACCACGCGTTCCCCGCGACGGATGCCAATGATCCGCTGCTGCAGCACAAAACCACACGTCGCGCGGACTATGATCGCGCTTGGCGCGAAGCGGAAGCAAAGGGTGCTTTCGACACGCTGTTCTTTAACGAGCGCGGCGAATTGACCGAAGGCGGCCGGTCGAATGTGTTTGTGAAGCTGGGGGGCCGGTGGTGGACGCCGCCATTAACGTCGGGCCTACTGCCCGGGATCATGCGGGGCGTGCTGCTGGAGGATATCAACCTTCACGCGGCTGAACGCGTGCTGACTCGAGTCGATGTGCAGAATGCCGAAGCGCTTCTCGTGTGCAACGCGCTGCGAGGCGCGGTTCAGGCGTACGTCCTAGGCTAA
- the panB gene encoding 3-methyl-2-oxobutanoate hydroxymethyltransferase: MTYLQEASRNAITVPKLQAMRDAGERIAMLTCYDASFAALLDRAGVDVLLIGDSLGNVLQGQTTTLPVTLSEIAYHTASVARARPSALVVADLPFGTYGTPEDAFRSSVELMRAGAQMVKLEGGEWLADTVRFLVERSIPVCAHVGLTPQSVHAFGGFKVQGKTDAAASQVLRDSLAVQNAGAQLIVLEAIPTLLGSEVTKQLRIPTIGIGAGLDCSGQVLVLHDMLGIFPGKRPRFVKDFMQGQPNIQAAVEAYVRAVKDGSFPGPEHTF; the protein is encoded by the coding sequence ATGACCTATTTGCAGGAAGCGAGCCGGAACGCTATCACCGTGCCGAAACTGCAGGCGATGCGCGATGCAGGCGAAAGGATCGCCATGCTCACCTGTTACGACGCGAGCTTCGCCGCGCTGCTGGATCGCGCGGGCGTCGACGTTCTGTTGATCGGCGACTCGCTCGGCAATGTGCTGCAAGGCCAGACGACCACGCTGCCGGTCACGCTCAGCGAAATCGCGTATCACACGGCGAGCGTCGCGCGGGCGCGGCCCTCGGCGCTGGTGGTAGCCGACCTCCCGTTCGGCACATACGGCACGCCGGAGGACGCCTTCAGGAGTTCGGTGGAACTCATGCGCGCCGGCGCGCAGATGGTGAAGCTCGAGGGTGGTGAGTGGCTCGCGGACACGGTGCGCTTTCTGGTCGAACGGTCGATTCCGGTGTGCGCGCACGTCGGCCTCACGCCGCAATCGGTACATGCGTTCGGCGGCTTCAAGGTGCAGGGCAAGACCGACGCCGCCGCAAGCCAGGTACTGCGCGACTCGCTCGCCGTGCAGAACGCGGGTGCCCAGCTAATCGTGCTAGAAGCGATCCCGACGCTGCTCGGTAGTGAAGTCACGAAGCAATTGCGGATTCCGACGATCGGCATTGGCGCGGGCCTGGACTGTTCGGGTCAGGTGCTGGTACTACACGACATGCTGGGAATTTTCCCCGGCAAGCGGCCGCGCTTTGTGAAAGATTTCATGCAGGGGCAGCCGAACATCCAGGCTGCCGTAGAGGCGTATGTGCGTGCCGTGAAGGATGGCTCGTTCCCGGGGCCTGAGCACACGTTCTGA
- a CDS encoding deoxynucleoside kinase: protein MNSPPLTVTAPQLRPPFGYLAIEGPIGVGKTSLARRLAQRWSMQELFERPQDNPFLERFYRDTARYALPAQLHFALQRAQQAQNVVAAHGAGTPLIADFMTQKNDIFARLTLQEDEWQLYRALAARLDVSAPAPDFVVYLQASPEVLFARIQKRAVPMELQISDAYLHALCDAYNEFFYHYDQTPVLTVNAEHLNPLDSDADLALLAERIETMRGRKEFFVKGTSL, encoded by the coding sequence ATGAATTCGCCGCCGCTCACCGTCACCGCGCCGCAACTACGGCCGCCCTTCGGCTATCTCGCGATCGAAGGGCCGATCGGCGTCGGCAAGACCTCGCTCGCGCGGCGGCTCGCACAGCGCTGGTCGATGCAGGAGCTGTTCGAGCGGCCACAAGACAATCCCTTTCTCGAACGTTTTTATCGCGACACCGCGCGTTATGCGCTGCCCGCGCAATTGCACTTCGCCTTGCAGCGCGCGCAGCAGGCCCAGAACGTGGTGGCCGCGCATGGGGCGGGCACACCGCTTATCGCCGATTTCATGACGCAGAAGAACGACATCTTCGCGCGTCTGACCCTGCAGGAAGACGAGTGGCAGCTTTATCGCGCCCTCGCCGCGCGACTCGACGTGAGCGCGCCGGCACCGGATTTCGTGGTCTATCTGCAAGCCAGTCCTGAAGTGCTGTTCGCGCGCATCCAGAAACGGGCCGTGCCAATGGAACTGCAGATTTCCGATGCCTATCTGCACGCGCTCTGCGACGCCTACAACGAGTTTTTTTATCACTACGACCAGACGCCCGTGCTGACGGTCAACGCTGAACATCTGAATCCGCTCGACTCGGACGCGGACCTTGCGCTACTCGCCGAACGCATCGAAACCATGCGTGGCCGCAAGGAATTCTTTGTCAAAGGCACGTCGCTTTAA